The following are encoded in a window of Dehalococcoidia bacterium genomic DNA:
- the istB gene encoding IS21-like element helper ATPase IstB produces MTTTDELKPLLKRLRLSYMLNTLPERLALARRDQLDYAAFLQIVLADEVSRRDNRNLETHLQSAGFEEVCRLEDFDWTASIRVDRRLLDAVFSLDFLNRHGHVLFVGPVGVGKSFLVQALGFAAIRAEHSVRFIRADAFFRTLAQSRVDHSLEKAFRSFLSPDLLIIDDFGLQKLTAQQSTDLYELIIARHRQSSFAITSNRAVEEWLGLFDDPVLGNSALDRLANASYQIVIEGTSYREKLSPHRRKEVLTP; encoded by the coding sequence ATGACCACTACTGATGAACTCAAGCCGCTGCTCAAACGCCTGCGGCTGAGCTATATGCTCAACACCCTCCCGGAACGACTGGCCCTCGCCCGACGAGATCAGTTGGACTACGCTGCCTTTCTCCAGATCGTCTTGGCTGATGAGGTCAGCCGACGGGATAATCGCAATCTGGAGACACATCTCCAGTCCGCCGGATTCGAAGAGGTTTGCCGTCTGGAGGATTTCGACTGGACCGCCTCCATCCGTGTGGATCGACGACTATTGGATGCTGTCTTCTCCCTGGACTTCCTCAACCGGCATGGGCATGTCCTCTTTGTCGGTCCCGTCGGCGTGGGCAAATCCTTTCTGGTTCAAGCTCTCGGATTTGCCGCGATACGCGCCGAACATAGCGTTCGCTTCATCCGGGCCGACGCCTTCTTCAGGACCTTGGCTCAATCCAGAGTCGATCATTCTCTGGAGAAGGCTTTTCGGTCCTTCCTCAGCCCGGACCTGCTCATCATCGACGACTTCGGCCTGCAGAAGCTCACCGCTCAGCAGTCAACCGATCTCTATGAGCTGATCATCGCCAGGCACCGCCAGTCCAGCTTTGCCATCACCAGTAACCGGGCCGTGGAAGAATGGTTGGGCCTCTTCGATGACCCTGTCCTGGGCAACAGCGCATTAGACCGGCTGGCCAATGCAAGTTACCAGATCGTCATCGAAGGTACCAGCTACCGGGAAAAATTGTCACCACATCGGCGAAAGGAGGTCTTGACACCATAA